ACGACAAAGATTTGTCATATCTAAGTTTGACTTGAATACATACAAAGAATTATCTTATTATTCGACATTATACTCTGGCACTCAGCACCACATTTAAATGCAAAGGCAAAAAGAAGGGGGAAGTGTCTAATTAGATTGGATCTTTCCAGCCTTGGGAAATTTGTCCTATTATCAAAAAGAATTTGGAAAAGAACATCTTCACTTCATCACATGGAGCCCAAGACAAGTGCAATACAAGGATATGATCTCCCAAAAGGACAAACAGCAAGAATAATACATGGGCCTTGCCTGTCTAGCATTTCCTTATAATAAGCCATGCCTTAGGATTACAAAGTGAGGAACAACTAAAAAGGCATTTGAAAGCAAGGCATGTCCCTATATCCTCAACTGGTTAAAACTCTTCTGCTCCTTCCCTTAAAATCTAGGAAAAATGACCCCCCATTAATAAGCCTAGAAACTGATATGAATGCTTACAAAACTTTCATAATTAGTAACTATCCTAAATTCTACATCTAACTATATTCCAGATCACAATTTGACAATGACAGTACTATTATTAGTATATAGTACTTGTGTGACAAAATGGAAAGTAAACGGTTTTAGCTTCACAATTACTAATCATGAGTGAAACATTGTACGACCATAGTGGGATGAATGGAATCCTTCCATTCTTAAACAATCGGATTACACTGGCACCCTACGAATGGAGAAACTGTGGTAGGGAGTATTTTCCCCCTTTCGTTTGGTATAATCCCGGGATAAAATTTGGAATTAACTTTATCATATATTTGGTTCGGGTATTAACTAATTCTTGGATAATTTTTACGCTAAAATAGCGGGATTAATTATCCCATATAAAAGAAATATCCCATCATtataccaaacaacccctaattAGTGTGCCCTACACGATGTGAATCTGGATTAGTCCAGCTAGTGAATTTCGAATACTGAACATTTTAATAGGTTGTAGGGGAACAATGGGTATATCTCGTATACTTATATATACTAGCCAGAAAAACAGGGGGAAAAAGCAATAATAAAAGATGAACTTAACTGCTTGAGAAGACTACTACTACAAGACAACTCCAGTTGGCTTCTCTTCATTTTTTCACAGAAGAAAAAGCTGCATAATTTATTTACTCCCAACCTCTTGTTTTTATTTGACATGACATAGAAATCAAGTAGtggaaaataaatgagagaggtccTTTTCTAGCCTCATTAAGAACAAAAAATAGTAAGCAGTGGAGTATATATTTTTAAGAGTATAGCATATAGGCTGTGCACAACTTCTCCTCTGCATATTGCATTCAAAGCAGCTGAGTCACGTTCAGAATACAGAGAGAAGTAAAGATATGCATCTTCGAACCTAAGTGATAGAGCAAACCAAATTCTGTCCTTTGGTATTTACTCAAGGGTCGTATTTTGTGCCTTTTGTAAAAAAATCAAGTTTCTCTATCATCTTTGACAGCTTCTACCTGTCCCTCTGTCGATGTAAAGTTATGGCGATGTACATATCCAGGTGGTGAAATTTAATCCaagattttcaaaaaaaaaaaaaaaaacagagtaGAATAGAAATAAATATCGGGTTTTGAGGTTGCTTTCAGAAGTACTATAAGATTGGGCATGTTTGTTGTTTGTGCGTGAGAGAGCTGTATTGGTCCAGAGCAGAAAAGAAACGCATATTTGGTTTACACATATAGGTGTTTTGATTCAGCTTTCTTTTGCCTTTTAACATATAGCCAAACTCCACTTTTCTGTCTTTTAGTATTAGTTCTTTCTAAGTAACTCTTTTGAGTTTATTATCATTTCAATATTAATTCTGCTTTTAGCAGTGGCGTAATGAAGCCAGCTTCTCAAAATTTTAATGAGGAGGAAGAATGTCACAGCAGTGAATCTGGCTGGACAATGTACATTGGCTCTCCTTCGAATAGTACTGAAGATGATAAGCTGAACGTAGCGGATTTTGAGGAAGAAGATGATGTAGGAGACaacaagaatgaaagaaatcaAGAAGAAGATGACGACACTGATGATTCTATGGCTTCTGATGCCTCTTCTGGCCCAAGTCACATGAGAGAGCACTTTGTTAGAAATGCAAAGAGTACTACCGGTGCTCGTTATGTGAATCCAAAGGAAAAGGGTAATGGAAAAGGTTGCTCCAACAACAAAGCTAACACAAAGAATGGTATTAAGAATCAAGACAAAGAAGAGTCTGTGTTTTCAGCAAAAGGAGCTAAAGTTCCCTCCAATGGTGGAAAGGTAAGGAAAAGTATTTGGAAGGGCAAAGGAAAATAATACACTGTAAAAACTTACTAGAGTACTATATTTCCTCTCTTGTTATGTTACTACTATTAGTAATTTGTATCTCCTGTGTTAGTACTTAGTGCATGTTAAACTTTGACTAAGGATGTTCTGCGATTAGAAATGAATCAATTTTTTGTTCCCTTTTGTTACTGGATACATCAAATTAAATGTAAGAGAGTCAATTATCAAGACATGTATTCAGTTAGCAGCTTCATGACTCTCTTAATACATGTCATGCCTAAGCACTAACAAAAAAACATGTCATGTCTAAGTACTAACAAAAAAAACATGTgcctagtattttttttttttttggttcatgCATATCTTCTTTGGCGTCCCGATTAATTCGGATTCGCTTTCATTCGTAGGACTCGAATTCGAGACTTCTGCATGCCTAGTACTTAATTAAAACTAATCAATGCCAAGAAAATGTAGCATCGATATTTATATTCGCGATCCCGCGAAAGGTCTTCCTTCATAAACTAAAGTATATATGAGAGTACATGAAATTCTAGTCACTAGCGCATGCAAAATACAGAGGAGCAAATCAATGAAATATACTCACATGGCTACATATATACTGTCGTATATTCTTATTTAGTTAGCAGCAAAAGCAATATATAATACTCTGTATGTACAAAGTATATGTAAACATGAATAGTGGAGTGGTTCACACTTCACGGTATAGGTCATTTATAACGGCGAATACAAGAATTTCtccaagggtgttcaaatttgtaagaaataaaaaaaatccgacaAAGGgcgttcaatatatgttatatacatctaaaacctaatattttacttatatacacaGTATAATTTTCCGACGAAGTGATTTTACTTCGATCAGTGTAGCTTCGTTTATAGCAAGTTTGAGGTGTATTAGGTTGTTTTTTATAGATCAATTGCTTTTAAAGttttagctatatatatatatatatatatatatatatatatatatatatatatatatatagatacatataaatatacaaaaaaattaagatatatacacataataagaTTACATCAATTCTGAATACTCCATCCTCGATgcgaagaaaaaaaatattaaaggaagaaGGTGTTGGGAAGTTGAGAGAGTGAGACGGTGACCTCGTGCAGGAATACACATGGGATTTTTAGCAGGTACAAATTAACGTCGTCCCGCATGCGTCTGATTTGAAATGTAAAAATTAAATGTAAAGAGCTTTTCAATTGAACGTTGCAACGGACCCCCCAACCTGTCAACAGACTGGATACCGTGTGTGTCATTTGTGTACGTGGCCAAAGGAAGAAACAATTAACGTACTCACTTCTTTGTTTTTCCAAACATGATGTTTCTGCTCGCTTTCGCTCTCTACCTTTCGGTTTGGTAATTTATACGTACATTGTATGTAGCTGCTTCTttcataaatttttttttattatcctCTTTTTAGACTGTCTTTACAAATAAAATTGTCAATGGAATCATCCTATACTCTCCCAAACGCATAATACTTGTCACGATTACGATAAGTTAAGCTGGCAATATACTTCCCCTCACATGTTATAAGAGTACGTAGTTTGAATCATGCAGAAAAAGTAAAAACTTAATATTAatacaatatttaaaaaaatacaagTTTTGTGCAATGGTAATGTATACTCtatccgtttcaaattagatgagttacttttctttttagtatgttccaaaataaatacacatttttaaatttggaaataattcaactttaaactcttcattttacccattttacccttaatgagaagcttttataaccacacaaatgccatgaccccacaaaacttttacttattaaatttttaagaccacatttcaaaaatcttttttttccttaaattctgtgccgagtcaaactagctcatctaaattgaaacggaggtaGTAATTTATAGAACCATTAGGTTTAGTTCAGGTTGGTGACTTTTTATAGCAAGCATGACAATAACCTACAAAATAGAGTAATAGTACTTATTATGCTATGATTAGTTAAATAGTACGAATTGTTAAAATTATTATACTCTCAACTATGTATGTGTCACATCAATGAACTCAAAATCCTCCTTCCCACCCACATTTTATAAGCATGGCGGCTTGACCATATATGTTGCACAGTCGgccttgaaagacgattgacctTTTAAAATTCACAATGTAGGAAAAACTATACATGTTTCTCAAAGATATATACCAACTAGTCAACTACCAATGGACAATGCAActcttgaagaagaaaaaaagacaagATTATTAAGGTTAAATCAACGTGGAAGGGAAAGGGGCAAAAAATGAAGTCACTGCTAATTAAGCAGCATGTATAATCGAGAATTGTAGTAGGTAATTTGGTCTAGTTAGATTGCTACTTGTTAAGTAGTTTTGGCGTCGTAGTATTATTTAGACgtaaattatttaaatttgaggcgtaattgttgttcttgttgtacGAAATGATTATTTAGAGTTAGAAACGACAAAGAGCAGAATATCTGCTCATAAAATTAGCAGGTGCAGTAACAATCAGACCAGAGAGAAGAGGACCTGCACTATATGCAGTCAGCAGCGAAACTCAATTAATTATAAATGCCAGAAGAACCTGGAAAGGAGCAGTGACTGCAA
This DNA window, taken from Nicotiana tabacum cultivar K326 chromosome 4, ASM71507v2, whole genome shotgun sequence, encodes the following:
- the LOC107770359 gene encoding uncharacterized protein LOC107770359, whose amino-acid sequence is MKPASQNFNEEEECHSSESGWTMYIGSPSNSTEDDKLNVADFEEEDDVGDNKNERNQEEDDDTDDSMASDASSGPSHMREHFVRNAKSTTGARYVNPKEKGNGKGCSNNKANTKNGIKNQDKEESVFSAKGAKVPSNGGKVRKSIWKGKGK